The segment GTACTGCATATTACCCAGTTATAGAGACAAAAAAGAGAGATGGAAAACAAACTTCTTCTTATATTTCTTCAAATAATGTGAGTACTGTAAAAAACCATGTTTTTTTAAAATATTATTTTGATGATATAAATTATGTCTATGTAAAACATAATTAGAAGGTGGAATAAAAGTAATGCTTTTGAAAGATAAAAACGCAGTAATCACTGGCGCCAGAAAAGGTATTGGGAAAAGTATAGTAGAAATGTTCGCTAAAAATGGAGCAAACATTTGGGCATGTTTTCGTACTCAGGATGCTCAATATGAAGCTTGGGCAAAGACATTGGAACAATCATGCGGGGTGTGGATAAAATTACTTCGTTTTGATTTGAATGATTCTACCGCAATGAAGATGGCTGTAAGACAAATATCAGCAGAGAGAAAAACAGTGGATATACTGGTAAATAATGCAGGTATGATCTCTGAGAGATCTTCTTTTTCTATGACTCCTGTATCTAAAATGAAAGAATTGTTTAATATTAATTTTTTTGCTCAGATGGAATTTACACAATATATATCAAGGATAATGACAAGAACAAAATCCGGAAGCGTAATTAATATGGCGTCAATTTCGGGTATGGATATTATTCCGGAACAGTTTGAGTATGTCTCAAGTAAAGCTGCGATGATAGGAGCAACGCGAAAACTTGCTTTGGAGCTTGGAGAATTTGGGATACGTGTAAATGCAGTGGCACCTGGACTTATAAATACGGAAATGAGTCGAACTTCTGATGAAGAAACTGTACAAAATATCATAAATCAGTCAATCATGCAACGTTATGGAACAGCAGAAGAAGTAGCAGGAGTTGCACTGTTTTTGGCTTCAGATTTATCTTCTTATATTACAGGACAAATTATTCGTGTAGATGGAGGTATTGCATGACCATCAGACGAATAACTGCATCAATGAAAGTGTGAATGTCTGATTATTTGATGGATCGTATCTATGATGCCGGAGCGAAGGACGTTTTTGAAGTATGTTTTTGACAGATGCTCTTACGCGTAAAAAAGATAAGAAATACACTACAGATAAAGAAAAGTTGCCGAAAATGTACATATATTGATGGAGTGATAAAAAAAGATGGATAACCAGGAAAAATACAGGGAATGTTTTGTGAAAGCATTTGGGCTGTCGCCGGAGATCAAGGTGGAATCTCTTGAATATCAGTCCATCGAAGAATGGGATTCTGTTGGCCATATGGGACTTATGACAATTCTGGAAGAAACTTTTGACATCATGCTCGACACGGATGATATTATCGATTTCTCTTCATATGAAAAGGGAAGAGAAATTTTGTTAAAATATGAAGTAAATATTTGAATAACAGGCATTATATCAATTTGATTGAGGAGCGATGTCGTATTGGATGAAGAACGACTTTTAAAGATAGCAAATAAAGTAAGGTTTCATATCATAGAAATGGCATACCAATGTGGAGGCAATGCTCATTTGGGAGGAGCTTTGTCTCTGGTGGAAATACTCGCTGTTCTTTATGGAGAGATTTTACATTTCAATTCCCAATTTCCCCTTTTACTGGAAAGAGATCGCTTTATACTGAGTAAAGGACATGGGGTTCTGGCATACTATGCGATTTTGGCAGAAATGGGTTTTTTCCCTTTAACTCTCTTAAAGACATTCCAACAAAATGGGACAGCGTTGGTTGCGCATCCCGTAATGAATTTAAAACTGGGAATTGAATCGTCGAACGGAAGCCTGGGACAGGGATTATCGATGGCGTGTGGGATAGCGCTTTATGGAAAACTTCAGGAGAAATCTTATAAGGTATATGTAATTTTAGGGAATGGCGAATGCAATGAAGGGGCAGTCTGGGAAGCTGTAATGATGGCCGCTCAATTTAAGCTGAAAAACCTTACAGTCGTCATTGATGCAAATGGAATGCAGTCTGATGGGAATAGTGCAAATATCGTTGACTTAACGCCTTTTGCTCAAAAATTTTCTGCTTTTGGATGGAATGTAGCTGAAGTCGATGGACATGATATGAAAGAGCTTTACTCCGCTTTTTCTTCGCAGAATGAATCAGAATGCCCCAAAGTGGTTATAGCGAAAACAATCAAGGGCAAAGGTATTTCATTTATGGAAAACAGTATTGAATGGCATCACAACAGACTGACGAAAACTTTATATGAACAGGCTTTGACAGAATTGGAGAACAAAGCGAATGTTTGAGATCACAGAGGCGAAATGCAAAATATGGGCGCGAATGGGTGCCCGTGCCACGTTGGGAGCGGCTTTATTCGATCTTGTGTCTCAAAGAGAAGACATATTTGTACTGTCTGCCGATCTTGTTACTTCTTCAGGATTGGCGCGTCTCCAAAAAACATTTCCGAACAGATGTATCAACGTTGGAATAGCAGAACAAAATCTTATAGGAATTGCTTCGGGCATGGCCAAAGAAGGCGCCGTTGTTTTTGTTACGTCCTTTGCCCCCTTTGTGACAATGCGAGCATGTGAGCAAATTCGTATGAACATGGGATACATGAAAATGAATGTAAAAGCTGTTGGATTAGGCAGTGGACTTGCTATGGCGCATTTGGGCACCTCTCATTATGGACTTGAAGATATTTCAATTATGCGTTCTATTCCAAATATAACAGTTCTATGTCCGTCTGATGGAGCAGAAATTTTCAAATGTGTATTTGCGGCGTCTGAGCATGAGGGACCTGTTTATATAAGATTATCAGGAGGAGTTAATAATCCTGTTGTATTTGACTCAGATTTTAACTTTATGATTGGAAAAGCAATCAAATTTAAAAACGGCAATGATGCTGTGTTTTTTACGAATGGGATGATGTTGTCACAATGTCTCATCGCAGCTGAAATTTTGGAAGGCAGAGGTATTTCCGTTGCGGTGATAGATATGCATACAGTAAAACCTCTGGATACCGGCGCTATAGATGAAGCAATTACGGCTGGACTTTCTCTTATTACTGTAGAAGAACACAGCGTGATCGGGGGTTTGGGAAGCGCCGTTGCTGAATATAAATCTGGATTAAAAGATGCTCCTCCTCATTTGATAATAGGACTCCCTGATGCATATGGCAAATCAGGAGAACATACATACCTTCTTGAAGAATATGGTCTGAATGCAGAATCAATAGCATGTAGAGTTGAAAAATTTTTAAAAAAATAACTGTCGAAAATTAAATTCTGGAAAAGAAGCATATTCTGTTAGTAATGTAAGTAAAAGAAACCTAAATTTTCAGCTCTTTCGAGAAAGGCAGGGAAATCCTGAAAAAGTACGATGTGGAACTTTAAAGCTTTTTCCGGCAATACGGCGATTATCGACGAGGGCGGGAAGAATTATTCCTATTCCTGGCTGGACGGCGAGTGCGGGAAACTTGCGGAAAATGTAAAATCGGGCCGCTGTCTCGTGTTCAATCTGTGCTCCAACGAACCGGGCTCGCTGATTGGCTACGCGGCGTTCATCGACCACTCCATCGTACCGGTCATGCTGGACGCTCACATGGACAGAGGACTTCTCGCATCGCTGATCGACACATATCAGCCCGATTATCTCTGGCTTCCCTCCGGCATGGCGGAGGAGTTTCCCTCCTGTGCGGAGCGGTACTCCTCAGTGGGGTATTCTTTGCTGAAAACGCCTTTCACGAAGGTTTTTCCGCTTTATGAAGAACTGGGCCTGCTGCTCACCACTTCCGGCTCCACGGGCAGCCCCAAATTTGTGCGTCAAAGTTACGCCAACATTCGGGCGAACACCGAATCCATCGTGCGGTATCTGGAACTGGACAGCACGGAGCGCCCCATTACGACGCTTCCCATGAGCTATACCTACGGTCTGTCCATCGTGAACACCCATCTGTACGTGGGCGCTTCGATCATTTTGACGCAAAAGGCGCTGATGCAGAAGGAATTTTGGCAGCTGCTCAAAAATCATGGAGCAACGTCCTTCGGTGGGGTTCCCTACACTTACGAAATGCTGGAAAAACTTCGATTTTTCCGTATGGATCTGCCGACGCTCCGTACGATGACGCAGGCGGGGGGAAAACTGTCGCCGGAGCTGCATAAAAAGTTTGCTGAATACGCGCTCGACAAAGGAAAGCACTTTGTTGTCATGTATGGCCAGGCGGAGGCCACGGCGCGGATGTCCTATCTGCCTCATGAAAAATCTCTCGAAAAGTACGGCAGCATGGGGATCGCCATTCCCGGCGGCGAATTTTCTCTGATCGACGTCAACGGAAAAGAGATCATGGCGCCGGATGTTGTGGGCGAGCTTGTTTATAAGGGAAAAAACGTCACCCTCGGTTACGCGGAATCGGGAAAAGATCTGATAAAGGGCGACGAGCGCGGCGGAGTCCTCCTTACAGGCGACATGGCGCGACGGGACGAGGACGGCTATTATTACATCGTCGGGCGCAAAAAACGATTTTTGAAGCTCTACGGCAGCCGCGTCAACCTGGTCGAGGTTGAAGAGCTTCTGAAAAAGAAAAACTACGAGGCGGCCTGCGTCGGAGAGGACGACCATATGCGCATTTATACCACCAGCGAGGACACGGCCGGACTGCACAGTTACATCGCGTCGATTATGGGGATCAACCGGGCCGCTTTCGAGGTATTCCACATTGCCGCGATACCGAGAAACGAAGCAGGAAAGGTTTTGTATTCAAACCTGGAGGTGCAAAAGTGAAAGATTCTTTAAAAAGTCTGCTGGAATTAAGAGAAAATAATGATGAAAGTACGTTGGAATATCTTGCAAAATCGTCTCTCCCTTTGGTTATTTACGGGGCAGGAGTGAGAGCGTCCAGACTTGCAGAACTCCTGTCAAAAAATAACATACATAATTATGTATTTGCAGTAGATCGAGGTTTTGAGAAGGAAGGAACGGTCTTCTTCTCTGAAGAAATCGATGGACTGTATGAAAAATATAATTTATTACTGGGGCATTCATTTTTACATTCTCTTGAGATTCCGCCTCAATTTAAACATGCGGCAAAAATGTTCTCCATAGTCGGAGTAACCAGGAATGAAAGTATAAGCCATTCTTTTTTGGAAGAACACCTTGCCCTCTTCGAAGAAACGTTGTCGTGGCAACAGGATGAACTCTCCGTCAAAAGCATGTTGGCTTATTTAAAAGGGAAACTTACTTATAACGGAAGTTATTTGGTTCCATATATAAAAGCCCCTCAGTATTTTCAACAGGAAATATTTACCCAGAGGGGAGATATTGTCTATGTGGACTGTGGCGCTTATACAGGCGATACGATTGCAAAGTTTATAACGTTTTATCCAAACTATAATAAAATCATTGCTGTTGAACCTTCACCTTCAAACCTTGTCGCGTTACAGGCCTATATCGAACGTGAAAGGCTGAAAAATATCGAAATCGTGCAAAAAGGTTGTGCGGATTATTCCGGAGTGGTTAAATTTGTCGATGATTGTGGAAACAAAATGGGTAATATGATCTCTGAAAATGGCAATCTGACGATTGAAGTAGAGAAAATGGATAATTTTGTAGACAAAACCAGTCCTGTCAGTCTGATCAAAATGGATATTGAGGGCGCCGAACTTTCTGCGCTTAAAGGCGCGCGCGAGACTATTCTGCGAAATGAGCCGGTGTTGGCCATATGCGCTTATCATAAGCCTGATGATTTAATAACAATCCCACAGTATATTAAGAGTCTTGTCCCGGAGTATCGTTTTTATTTTCGCCTGCATCCAGGCGCGCTGGTATTGGACGAGGCAGTTTTGTATGCTGTGACAGACAAACATGCTGTTAAATCAGGAGAATGATGACCTTTGCTCGACTATCAAAAAATCTTTGAACTGCCGGTGTTTGGGATGAAGCGGGACGAAAAGGACGCGTTTTTCCGAAGCGCCCTTTCCGAACTCACCGATCATCATCGAGACAACTGCGAGGCGTACCGGCGCATCACCGACGTTGCGGGAAGAGATTCTCCTCTGCCCGTGCGTCTCTTCAAGGAGTACGAACTCCTGAGCGTCCCGCGGGAAGCGGTGATAAAAACGATGACCTCCTCAGGCACCACCGGACAGGCGGTTTCAAGGATCTTCCTCGACCGGGACACCTCGGCGCGGCAGAGCAAAGCCCTCTCGAAGATCGTTTCTCAATTTATCGGCAAGACGCGCCTGCCGATGCTGATCGTGGATTCTCCCGCCGTGCTGAAGGACCGCAACATGTTTTCCGCCCGAGGCGCGGGTATTCTCGGTTTTTCCATGCTGGGGCGCGATCTCACCTGGGCGCTGGACGAGAACATGGAACCGGATATGACGATCATCGACAATTTTTCCAAAAAGCATGAAGGAGAAAATGTTCTGTTATTCGGGTTTACCTTCATGATCTGGCAGCATTTCATTCAGGCTCTCGTCAGCAGAGAAGAGACGCTCGCCTTCGAGGGCATCCTCGTTCATGGGGGAGGCTGGAAGAAGATGGCGGACCAGAGCGTCGACAACGAACGATTCAAACAGACTGTGCGCGACGTCACGGGCATTGGCCGGGTCTGCAACTACTATGGCATGGTGGAGCAGACAGGATCCATCTTCATGGAATGCGAACAGGGACATCTTCACGCTTCCGTCTTTTCGGACATCCGGATTCTGGACGGGCAGAACTTCGCTCCGGTCGAACAAAAACGGGGCCTGATCGAGTGCGCTTCTCTTCTGCCCACGAGTTACCCCGGTCACAGGCTCCTGACAGAGGACGAGGGTGAACTGCTTGGAGTGGACGACTGTCCCTGCGGACGGGCGGGGAAGTATTTCAGGGTGTACGGCAGAGTGAAAGGCGCCGAAATACGGGGGTGCAGCGATACGTATGAGCGACGTTGAATACGTGATCGGTTCTGAAAATATCTCCAATATTCCCATGCAGACGTATTCCGACGACATCTGCCGTTTTGTCGAGGCGCTTTCCGAAAAATTGACGAAATTCGGCGACGTGAGACGTTACCCCGATGTGGCGGCGCTGGCTTTTTGGTGCAGAAAAGGCAATATCGGCCGCCTGAAGGCGGATTTCGGAAGCACGGAGTTTCGATTGGGGCGTGGGCTGTGTTTTCATGTAGCGCCCTCGAATATTCCGGTCAATTTCGCCTTTTCGTGGCTTTTTGCGCTTCTTGCGGGGAACGCCAGTGTCGTCCGGCTGCCAGGCAAAGAATATCCGCAAATTGAAATCATCTGCAACATTTTGCGGGGCGCGCTGAGGGATTTTCCCGAAATAGAGGAACGTACGGCCTTTGTCCGTTATCCCGCGCAAAACGAGATCACGGCGAAATTCTGCGAAATCGCGGACGCACGGATGATCTGGGGCGGCGACGGCACTGTGACGGAGATTCGCGGACTGCGGACAAAACCGCGCTGCGTGGATCTGACTTTTGCGGATCGATATTCTCTGTGCGTCATCAATGGCAAAGCGATACTCGACACGGACGAAAACGGGCTTTCACGGCTGGCGGAGCATTTTTTCAACGATACCTGGCTGATGGATCAAAACGCCTGTTCCTCTCCGCAGCTGATTTTATGGATAAACGACAGCGAGGAGGCCCGGGGGCGCTTCTGGGATGCCGCACTGGTCTGCGCGTCAGAACGTTACGAACTGCAAACCGCCGTTGCGGTGGAAAAATACGCGCGGATGTGCGAGGATGCTCTGGAACTGGAGACGCTTGTCGGAGTGCGGCGCGACGGCAACCTGCTTTACCGGGCGGAGCTGAAGGCTCTGCGGGGCCCGATTGAAAATCTTCGCGGCCGGGGCGGATATTTTTACGAGTATCGCCTGAAAAATCTGGATGAACTGGCCGCGGTGGTGACGGATAAGTACCAGACGCTGACGCAGTTTGGAATGAACGAGGATGAACTGCGGGGCTTTGTGCTGCAAAATCGTCTGAGGGGAATCGACAGAGTCGTTCCTGTGGGTCGGGCGATGGATATTGACGTCGTGTGGGACGGCTTCGACATTGTGCGAATGCTGTCGAGAGTGATCGCCTGAGAAAGCAGGGGCGCGGAATCCCCACAGGGCCCGCGCCCCCTCAGAGCTAGCCGTTTGCAATAGCGGCCGCCAGCACCAGTGACAAGTATTTCTCTTCCGGGGAAGACCCTCTCGACGTCAAAATGATGGGAACCCGAGCCCCCAAAACGACGCCCGCCATGCGACCTCCGCCGAGGACGACGATACTTTTGCCCAGCGCGTTGCCCGTGTGGATGTTGGGGACGATGATGACGTCCGCGTCGCCTGCGACGGGGCTTTTGTAGTTTTTCAGCGCCGCGGCTTCGGGATCCAGCGCCAGATCCAGGGAAATGGGGCCTTCTACGACGCAGTTTTTGATCGTTCCTTCGCGGCTCATCCGGGCGAGCGTATCGGCGTCCTGGGTCTCCGGCATTTTGGGATTGAGTTTTTCCACGGCCGCCAAAATTCCTACTTTCGGCTTCTCGTATCCCAGTACCCTCAGCGCTTCGACCGTATTTTCAATGATTCCCTTTTTTTGTTCCAGAGTCGGGTAGGTCACCATGCCCCCGTCCGTCACGACAAGCAGTTTAGAGTAGCGAGGCGACTGAAAAATCACGAAATGGGACATCAGCCTGCCCGTGCCGATGCCGGTTTCCCTGTTGACGACCGGCTTCAGCATCTGGGCCGTCTCCAGTTTGCCCTTCATGAGAAAGTCGCCTCTGCCCTCACGGATGAGAGACACGGCTTTTTTCGCGGCTTCTTCCGCGTCGGGGACGTCGTAAATGTCGTCCGGGGATAACACGACGCCCAGCTTCGAGAGGATTTCGGAGATTTGTGTTTTATCGCCCACCAGAACGGGGTTCACAAGCCCGTCTTTTTGCGCGTGAAATATGGCCTCCAGGGAGTGCTCATCCGCCGCGGAAGCCACGATCGCCCTGCATGGACGGGTAAAGCCCTTCACTTTTGCGACCAGTTCATCGAAATTGCGCAACACCATCGTTTTCACCCTCGCTTTAAAATTTATATGAACTTCAGACTGGCACGAGCAGATAAAAATAAACCCCGTCCAAAAACGGGGTTTTCTTCAAATTTGAAATTTAAAGATCAAAACATCATTCCCATATAAATATGTCATGACAAATATCAAAATAACATCCGCACGTTCTATTTGGAAAAATGGCGCGGCAGGCAGGATTCGAACCCACGACCTAAGGCTCCGTAGGCCTTCGCTCTATCCAGCTGAGCTACTGCCGCGTTCTTCCGCATCTATGGCGGTGAGTGAGAGATTCGAACTCTCGATAGAGGTTTTAGCCCCTATACTCGCTTAGCAGGCGAGTGCCTTCAGCCTCTCGGCCAACTCACCTTCACAAACACACGCGGGATATTATAGCGTCTAAACGCTTTCTGTCAACCTTGGACTTCTTCCAGTGTCCGATCAATCCCCGCTGACGACGGCGGTATCGGCGGAAAGGGGTGAATCCGCGGAGGTCGGCGCGACGGAAGAATCCTTTGAAACATCCCCTGATGCCACATCGCCGCTCTGCGTGTTTTCGCTCACGGGCAGAACCACCGGAGCGGCCGGGAACAGGGAATTGTCGTGAATGACGATCCGGGACTCGGAGAGCAGGCGCTGTGAAAAATTGTCCACCGCCTCGCGTTCCTTTCTCTGCTGAAGCATGAGGCGAAGATCGGCGCTGACCTCGTTGTAGGGCGTGACCTTTTCAGCCACGACTTCGTTCTTTATGCCAACGGCATAGTCGTCGCTGGCGGCTTCGAACACGGGGCTGATTTCCCCAATGGCGAGAGTTTTCATGGGCGCCAGACGTCCATCGAACACGGAATCCGGAACAAAAACCGGCTCCGGCGTAATTCTGATGACATCCGCGGAAGCCGTTACGTCACCCGAGGTCGCGGCGGCCCACTCTGTACCGGAGACGAGCAGAGCTCTCACCTTTTCGGCCGCGTCTCTGGAGGTGAAATCAGCCAGGCTGACCATGGTTCCCGCAGGCTGTTTGAAGAGGAAATCCTTTGTCGAGTCGTAGAACTCCACGGTCTCGTCCTCGCTGACCGTGATCCCTTCGATGACGGATTGGATCAGTTTCTGAATCGCCATTTGCGCGGCCACGTCTTTTTGGTAATCCGCGAGTTTTTTCCCGGAACGTTCGAGAGACTGATAAAAAGCCTCTCTGGTGGGGAAAGCCTGATCCGCGTAATCCTTGACCGCCTGCTCCGCTTCGGCGTTGCTGATGGAGATTCCGCTGTTTTTAACTTCTTTGTTCAACTGAAGCTCCACCGCGTACTGGTTGAGCGCCGCCTGATAAATGTAAGGCCAGTCTCCGGAGGCAATTTCTCTGGATCCCGTCTGTTCGATGTACAGGGCCACCCGCCGGTCCAACATGGAGCGCAGCAGATCCTGCCCGTTCACTTCAGCGACCACGTAATCCTCCAGACGTCCGTCTTCGGATGGAGACGGCCTGCGACGCCGGGATCCTCCGGACTCGTACATCAAAAACGTGGACAGGAGAAAAGCCACTACAATTATGCCCATAATCAACCGCATCTGCGTTCTCAGTCTCTGAATCAAACCAACCATCTTCCTTTATATATTGAGTCTTTTTGGAAACGCACATTCGCAAAATGAGATTTTATCATATTCTGCCGCAAAACATATGGTCTTTCTGTCAATGGAGCATTGAAGCCCCTTCGACAAAGAGAACAGGCTGTCCGCCAGCCGGTGAAGCGCGTTCACCGCTCCAGCGCGGCGCGAAAACGCCGGCAGTTTTCGACGAGGTCGCCGCCGCAGGTGAAAAGCCCTCCTCCCACCAGGACCAGCATGTCGTCGCCGTAGGTCCGCCTCATGTCGTCGATGTTTCCCAGTTCCATCCCGCCGGCCGGGGCGGGGAAAATGGGCTCGAAGTTTTCCGGATTCTCTCTGCAGGCCGCCGCAATCCCCAGGCAATCCTCCTTCGAAAGGGGAAAACGACCGCCGCAGTTGGGAAAGATCGTGGCGTCCGCTCCCGCCATGCGCATGAAAGTGCCGAACAGCAGGTCGGCGGCGATGCCCTGGCGGGTGAGAGCGTAACTTCCGAGAAAAGCGGGGTGCGTAAAGATGGGCAGTTCTCCCTCTGTCCGCTCCGAAATTTCCCGCACCGCATCCAGACCCGTGAGACCAGGCGACACCAGAAGTCCACCCGCCCCCAGTTCACGGGCTCTTTGCACCCGCTCCGGCAATTGAGAGGCCGGGGCGGTGACGTTGGGGACGTACAGGGCTTTGCGCCCCAGCTTCGCGGCGGACTCTCGCACCGCGGCGGCGCAGAGGGCGACGCGCTCTTCGAAGGGAGCGAACACCTGATTGGTGAGGCCGTGGTCGTCTTTGACGATGTCCACTCCCCCCTCCACGAATTGGGCGGCCAGCCTCGCCATTTCGGAGGACGAGAGCCCCATGGGCTTGAGCGCGGTGAAAAGCAGAGGACGACGGGGCACGCCGAGAAGGGCGCGAATCCCCTTCACTCCAAAACGGGGCCCGCGTAAAAACGAGCGAACGCCCCTTCCCGGATGGATTCGCACAACCTGGATTCCGGGCTTGATGCTGATGTTGCCAAAAATCACGTCGAGAAACTGAGTGAACTCCCCCGCGGCGGTTTCGTCCGCAAAACTGACGGAGGCGAGGTACTGTCCTTCGCGTTCTTTTTCCAGGTTTTCAAGACGGCCCCGCACCTCCGAGAGAATGGCGCCGGGGGGCAGCAGCGGAACCGGAAACTCCACAGTCTGCTCGGTGCAGATGTCCTCCGCCCTCTCCCGAGCCGCCTGTTCATTGTCCGCGTACAGGCGATAGAGAACCAGAAAGCGCCCTCCGCCGACCAGGCTTCGGGTTCGCGCGTCGTCGTGGTCTTCGAAAAACATG is part of the Synergistaceae bacterium genome and harbors:
- a CDS encoding SDR family oxidoreductase, giving the protein MLLKDKNAVITGARKGIGKSIVEMFAKNGANIWACFRTQDAQYEAWAKTLEQSCGVWIKLLRFDLNDSTAMKMAVRQISAERKTVDILVNNAGMISERSSFSMTPVSKMKELFNINFFAQMEFTQYISRIMTRTKSGSVINMASISGMDIIPEQFEYVSSKAAMIGATRKLALELGEFGIRVNAVAPGLINTEMSRTSDEETVQNIINQSIMQRYGTAEEVAGVALFLASDLSSYITGQIIRVDGGIA
- a CDS encoding transketolase; translation: MDEERLLKIANKVRFHIIEMAYQCGGNAHLGGALSLVEILAVLYGEILHFNSQFPLLLERDRFILSKGHGVLAYYAILAEMGFFPLTLLKTFQQNGTALVAHPVMNLKLGIESSNGSLGQGLSMACGIALYGKLQEKSYKVYVILGNGECNEGAVWEAVMMAAQFKLKNLTVVIDANGMQSDGNSANIVDLTPFAQKFSAFGWNVAEVDGHDMKELYSAFSSQNESECPKVVIAKTIKGKGISFMENSIEWHHNRLTKTLYEQALTELENKANV
- a CDS encoding transketolase family protein, with product MFEITEAKCKIWARMGARATLGAALFDLVSQREDIFVLSADLVTSSGLARLQKTFPNRCINVGIAEQNLIGIASGMAKEGAVVFVTSFAPFVTMRACEQIRMNMGYMKMNVKAVGLGSGLAMAHLGTSHYGLEDISIMRSIPNITVLCPSDGAEIFKCVFAASEHEGPVYIRLSGGVNNPVVFDSDFNFMIGKAIKFKNGNDAVFFTNGMMLSQCLIAAEILEGRGISVAVIDMHTVKPLDTGAIDEAITAGLSLITVEEHSVIGGLGSAVAEYKSGLKDAPPHLIIGLPDAYGKSGEHTYLLEEYGLNAESIACRVEKFLKK
- a CDS encoding AMP-binding protein produces the protein MWNFKAFSGNTAIIDEGGKNYSYSWLDGECGKLAENVKSGRCLVFNLCSNEPGSLIGYAAFIDHSIVPVMLDAHMDRGLLASLIDTYQPDYLWLPSGMAEEFPSCAERYSSVGYSLLKTPFTKVFPLYEELGLLLTTSGSTGSPKFVRQSYANIRANTESIVRYLELDSTERPITTLPMSYTYGLSIVNTHLYVGASIILTQKALMQKEFWQLLKNHGATSFGGVPYTYEMLEKLRFFRMDLPTLRTMTQAGGKLSPELHKKFAEYALDKGKHFVVMYGQAEATARMSYLPHEKSLEKYGSMGIAIPGGEFSLIDVNGKEIMAPDVVGELVYKGKNVTLGYAESGKDLIKGDERGGVLLTGDMARRDEDGYYYIVGRKKRFLKLYGSRVNLVEVEELLKKKNYEAACVGEDDHMRIYTTSEDTAGLHSYIASIMGINRAAFEVFHIAAIPRNEAGKVLYSNLEVQK
- a CDS encoding FkbM family methyltransferase, encoding MKDSLKSLLELRENNDESTLEYLAKSSLPLVIYGAGVRASRLAELLSKNNIHNYVFAVDRGFEKEGTVFFSEEIDGLYEKYNLLLGHSFLHSLEIPPQFKHAAKMFSIVGVTRNESISHSFLEEHLALFEETLSWQQDELSVKSMLAYLKGKLTYNGSYLVPYIKAPQYFQQEIFTQRGDIVYVDCGAYTGDTIAKFITFYPNYNKIIAVEPSPSNLVALQAYIERERLKNIEIVQKGCADYSGVVKFVDDCGNKMGNMISENGNLTIEVEKMDNFVDKTSPVSLIKMDIEGAELSALKGARETILRNEPVLAICAYHKPDDLITIPQYIKSLVPEYRFYFRLHPGALVLDEAVLYAVTDKHAVKSGE
- a CDS encoding bifunctional enoyl-CoA hydratase/phosphate acetyltransferase, which translates into the protein MVLRNFDELVAKVKGFTRPCRAIVASAADEHSLEAIFHAQKDGLVNPVLVGDKTQISEILSKLGVVLSPDDIYDVPDAEEAAKKAVSLIREGRGDFLMKGKLETAQMLKPVVNRETGIGTGRLMSHFVIFQSPRYSKLLVVTDGGMVTYPTLEQKKGIIENTVEALRVLGYEKPKVGILAAVEKLNPKMPETQDADTLARMSREGTIKNCVVEGPISLDLALDPEAAALKNYKSPVAGDADVIIVPNIHTGNALGKSIVVLGGGRMAGVVLGARVPIILTSRGSSPEEKYLSLVLAAAIANG
- a CDS encoding SurA N-terminal domain-containing protein, whose protein sequence is MIQRLRTQMRLIMGIIVVAFLLSTFLMYESGGSRRRRPSPSEDGRLEDYVVAEVNGQDLLRSMLDRRVALYIEQTGSREIASGDWPYIYQAALNQYAVELQLNKEVKNSGISISNAEAEQAVKDYADQAFPTREAFYQSLERSGKKLADYQKDVAAQMAIQKLIQSVIEGITVSEDETVEFYDSTKDFLFKQPAGTMVSLADFTSRDAAEKVRALLVSGTEWAAATSGDVTASADVIRITPEPVFVPDSVFDGRLAPMKTLAIGEISPVFEAASDDYAVGIKNEVVAEKVTPYNEVSADLRLMLQQRKEREAVDNFSQRLLSESRIVIHDNSLFPAAPVVLPVSENTQSGDVASGDVSKDSSVAPTSADSPLSADTAVVSGD